Proteins co-encoded in one Arachis stenosperma cultivar V10309 chromosome 7, arast.V10309.gnm1.PFL2, whole genome shotgun sequence genomic window:
- the LOC130939977 gene encoding uncharacterized protein LOC130939977, with translation MTITPEAHHGRRPRRQREEPMEEDELHQEEEPQEEEEQPHFFPHGNMDMTQMQEAIGRLSHQYTRIQERQQEYHSQYLKHHQEQQEWQLKMMNQQNEFESKFVAMQEEHAFQSHEAFGKLAQMQAETMRALNEFTTLQDARYEVQADYNINSQIKLNYIGEHLHNMDPAFPTYEEFFKKKSEIEANKAMMLEDRVEETMNKAGFWRGQQTTNMDTGNSNNQVYERRKKKA, from the coding sequence ATGACAATAACTCCCGAAGCACATCATGGCCGAAGACCAAGAAGGCAAAGAGAAGAACCAATGGAAGAAGATGAGTTACACCAAGAAGAAGAACCACAAGAAGAGGAGGAACAGCCACACTTTTTCCCACATGGCAATATGGACATGACCCAAATGCAAGAAGCAATTGGAAGACTGTCACACCAATACACAAGAATTCAAGAAAGGCAACAAGAATACCATTCACAATACTTAAAGCATCACCAAGAACAACAAGAATGGCAGCTGAAaatgatgaaccaacaaaatgagttTGAGTCAAAATTCGTTGCAATGCAAGAGGAGCATGCCTTCCAATCTCATGAGGCATTTGGGAAGTTAGCACAAATGCAGGCCGAAACCATGAGAGCTCTCAATGAGTTTACGACTCTCCAAGATGCAAGATATGAAGTCCAAGCCGATTACAACATTAATAGTCAAATCAAACTGAACTATATTGGAGAACATCTGCACAACATGGATCCAGCATTCCCAACATATGAAGAGTTcttcaaaaagaaaagtgaaataGAAGCAAACAAAGCCATGATGCTTGAAGATAGAGTGGAGGAGACGATGAACAAAGCTGGGTTTTGGAGGGGTCAACAAACAACAAACATGGACACAGGGAACTCCAACAACCAAGTTtatgaaagaagaaagaagaaagcatGA